One Tolypothrix bouteillei VB521301 DNA window includes the following coding sequences:
- a CDS encoding chorismate--pyruvate lyase family protein, with the protein MHKVLTQKYIEPRNLSSFQRILLTTDGTLTEILEAYLLEKIQLVKLSEELIEIAKPIPALDIDVNTQVISRKVLLRGKISLNNFIYAESIIVPERLDSTFKSRLIESQEPIGRLWLEHKLETFKEIIESGIETSKELFHYFNISEEDKMLSRTYRVFSNRQPIMMITEKFPESYFIKKMNNLFSK; encoded by the coding sequence ATGCATAAAGTTTTAACCCAAAAATATATTGAACCACGTAATTTAAGTTCTTTTCAAAGGATTTTACTTACAACTGATGGAACATTGACAGAAATTTTAGAAGCTTATCTATTAGAAAAAATTCAATTAGTCAAATTATCAGAAGAATTAATTGAAATTGCAAAACCTATTCCTGCTTTAGACATAGATGTAAATACTCAAGTAATTAGCAGAAAAGTTTTATTACGTGGTAAGATTAGTTTAAATAACTTTATTTATGCTGAATCTATAATTGTACCTGAAAGACTAGATAGTACATTTAAATCCAGATTAATTGAATCGCAAGAACCGATAGGTAGACTCTGGTTAGAGCATAAACTTGAAACTTTTAAAGAAATAATTGAGTCAGGTATAGAAACATCTAAAGAATTATTTCATTATTTTAATATTTCAGAAGAAGATAAAATGCTTTCTCGAACTTATCGAGTTTTTTCTAACCGACAACCGATAATGATGATTACGGAAAAGTTTCCAGAAAGCTATTTTATAAAGAAAATGAATAATTTATTTTCTAAATAA
- a CDS encoding acyl carrier protein, translating to MRSIDLIEQKTKNIVLSLLPNINSDDLSDYSNLFSIGLDSVNAMTLVLKLQNTFGIQFVASDINAENFQNVASIVKLINEKQG from the coding sequence ATGAGAAGTATTGATTTAATAGAACAAAAAACTAAAAACATTGTACTAAGTCTTTTACCAAATATAAATAGTGATGATTTGTCAGATTATAGCAATCTTTTTAGCATAGGTCTAGATTCTGTCAATGCCATGACACTTGTGCTTAAACTACAGAATACTTTTGGGATTCAATTTGTAGCTAGTGATATTAATGCAGAAAATTTTCAAAATGTAGCAAGTATTGTCAAGCTAATTAATGAAAAGCAAGGCTAA
- a CDS encoding class I adenylate-forming enzyme family protein, translated as MLKQRLVEIVKKYPERTALSCNQLKISYQELYAYITYLSNHLSKIGIAKSDCIALILPNSTEFAIAFYAIAELNAIALPINPLFKEDELKYYIIDSNVNAIITNSDGAEISRKIISKIDKKIELIVLDDIALLTKEVNNSTIAEKNSNPSTFTGNVLYQYSSGSTGKPKKVCRNQNNLYHEVKNFTETINITPADNILCVVPLYHAHGLGNCLLAATCNGATLVILEQVLHQGKAIEVPFVFRRSRVLEIIEKEKITILPAVPYIFNTLAETPDDTQFDVSRLRLCFSAGNFLSKEIFDKFFQRFGIPVRQLYGCTEAGSVAINLDEDLKNTYDSVGCPLKNIEIKIIDDTGKELPTGSIGEIVIKSQALTQGYSNKPELNQQVFKNGSFFTGDLGKKDEAGRVYITGRKQIFIDTGGHKVDPLEIENILITHHQVKEAVVVGIKGLYAGEIIKAVIVPQNRNICDENDILSYCKGKLADFKVPKLIEFREEIPKSPLGKVLRKNLIDHLSELIKS; from the coding sequence ATGTTAAAACAAAGGCTTGTCGAAATTGTCAAAAAGTATCCGGAACGAACTGCGCTTTCCTGTAACCAGTTAAAGATTAGTTATCAAGAACTATATGCTTATATTACATACTTAAGTAACCATCTAAGCAAAATTGGTATTGCCAAAAGTGACTGTATAGCCTTAATTTTACCTAACAGTACGGAGTTTGCGATCGCTTTTTATGCGATCGCAGAATTGAATGCTATAGCTTTGCCCATTAATCCTCTTTTTAAAGAGGATGAACTTAAATACTACATTATTGACAGCAATGTTAATGCAATAATTACCAATAGCGATGGGGCAGAAATTAGTCGTAAAATTATATCAAAAATTGATAAAAAAATAGAGTTAATTGTTTTGGATGATATTGCTTTACTTACCAAAGAAGTAAATAACTCAACAATTGCAGAAAAAAACTCTAATCCCTCTACTTTTACAGGTAATGTACTTTATCAATATTCTTCTGGTTCTACAGGTAAACCTAAGAAAGTTTGTAGAAATCAAAATAATTTATATCACGAAGTTAAAAATTTTACTGAAACTATTAATATAACTCCAGCAGATAATATTTTATGCGTAGTGCCACTTTATCACGCGCATGGTTTAGGAAATTGCCTACTAGCAGCTACTTGTAATGGTGCTACTTTAGTGATTTTAGAACAAGTTTTACATCAGGGAAAAGCCATCGAAGTACCATTTGTTTTTAGACGTTCCAGAGTATTAGAAATTATAGAAAAAGAAAAAATTACTATCTTACCTGCTGTTCCTTATATATTTAATACTCTAGCAGAAACACCAGATGATACTCAATTTGATGTTTCCAGGCTGAGACTGTGCTTTTCTGCCGGTAACTTTTTATCAAAAGAGATTTTTGATAAATTTTTTCAAAGATTTGGCATTCCTGTGAGACAACTGTACGGTTGCACAGAAGCAGGTTCTGTGGCGATCAATCTAGATGAAGATCTAAAAAATACATACGATTCTGTAGGATGTCCTTTAAAAAATATTGAAATTAAAATTATTGATGATACAGGTAAAGAACTTCCAACTGGAAGTATTGGAGAAATAGTTATTAAAAGTCAAGCACTGACACAAGGATATAGTAATAAACCAGAATTAAATCAACAAGTATTTAAAAATGGTTCATTTTTTACGGGTGATTTAGGTAAGAAAGATGAAGCAGGACGCGTTTATATTACTGGTAGAAAGCAAATCTTCATTGATACAGGAGGTCACAAAGTCGATCCACTAGAAATAGAAAATATCTTGATAACTCATCATCAAGTTAAAGAAGCCGTTGTTGTTGGTATCAAAGGTTTGTATGCAGGAGAAATTATTAAGGCGGTTATTGTCCCTCAAAACCGAAATATTTGTGACGAAAATGATATCTTATCTTATTGCAAAGGCAAGTTAGCTGATTTTAAAGTTCCAAAACTTATCGAATTTCGTGAGGAAATTCCCAAAAGCCCATTAGGCAAAGTACTAAGAAAAAATTTAATCGATCACCTATCAGAACTGATAAAATCATGA